The following proteins are encoded in a genomic region of Glycine max cultivar Williams 82 chromosome 18, Glycine_max_v4.0, whole genome shotgun sequence:
- the LOC106796976 gene encoding uncharacterized protein — MYPDVFRKLCTIIREKTPLEDTRFICVEEMLASFLQIVGQNTRYCVIRNTFGRSQFATSENFHKILKALNSLAPDLMVRPGSTVPAKIRESTRFYPYFKDCIGAIDGTHIPASVKGRDVSSYRDRHGNISQNVLAACNFDLEFMYVLSGWEGSAHDSKVLSVALARKNGLKVPQGHGNDPENEKELFNLRHASLRNVIERIFGIFKSRFTIFKSAPPFLFKTQAELVLACAALHNFLRKECRSDEFPVEPTDESSSSSSVLPNYEDNDHEPIVQTQEQEREDANIWRTNIGSDMWRNANN, encoded by the exons ATGTATCCTGATGTATTTCGAAAGTTGTGCAcgattataagagaaaaaacacCTTTGGAGGATACAAGATTTATTTGTGTTGAAGAAATGCTTGCATCATTCCTACAGATTGTCGGCCAGAACACTCGATATTGTGTAATCCGCAATACATTTGGCCGATCACAATTTGCTACAAGTGAAAATTTTCACAAGATTTTGAAAGCTCTGAACTCATTAGCACCTGATTTAATGGTTAGACCAGGCTCAACTGTGCCTGCAAAAATAAGGGAAAGCACAAGGTTTTATCCTTATTTTAAG GATTGCATTGGAGCTATTGATGGTACACATATTCCCGCATCAGTAAAAGGACGAGATGTAAGCAGTTATCGTGATCGTCATGGAAATATATCACAAAATGTATTAGCTGCTTGTAACTTTGATTTGGAATTCATGTACGTTCTTAGCGGGTGGGAGGGTTCAGCACATGATTCCAAGGTGTTAAGTGTTGCTTTGGCAAGGAAGAATGGACTTAAAGTGCCCCAAG GTCACGGTAATGACcctgaaaatgaaaaggaattatTTAATCTTCGGCATGCATCCTTAAGGAATGTGATTGAGAGGATATTTGGTATTTTTAAATCGCGGTTCACAATTTTTAAGTCAGCACCTCCATTTCTATTTAAAACACAAGCAGAGCTTGTGTTGGCATGTGCAGCACTTCATAATTTTCTTCGCAAAGAATGTCGTTCTGATGAATTTCCAGTGGAACCTACTGACgagtcttcatcttcatcttcagtgTTACCAAATTACGAAGACAATGATCATGAACCCATTGTTCAAACACAAGAGCAGGAACGAGAAGATGCTAATATATGGAGGACTAATATAGGTTCAGATATGTGGAGAAATGCTAATAATTAG
- the LOC102663267 gene encoding uncharacterized protein encodes MLMGRGGSFSARGPGKRDALKAVMSGTGSGNGSDSSNANTGTSIGAASRSKNAPGNRTDIGWKHGTNVLGNGKKVKCNYCSKINNGGIFRFKRHLAGTRWDSEPCASVPEEVKMLMMNVIAKVANASEKRRKLNSIHEEGTEGVGVESNSSQSGIQWKGMLAFKGRGKAKFVQASGGEGVQATLNQLYKKGDKDKVDDQCAEFWYTSAIPFNVIKNPTFAKFCDMVGRYGVSYKPPSYHDIREKLLKRAVAKTDVMLQEFRDEWKKTGCSIMSDGWTDKKRRSICNFLVNSPKGTIFLYSLDTSDISKTTDKVLKMLDDVVDFVGEENVVQVITDNVANYKAAGELLMHKRENLYWTPCVAHCIDLIFEDFEKHLKVHQTTITKGRRITTYIYGRTMLISIMKKFTNGRDLIRPGMTRFATAYLTLACLHEFKASLMSMFSSEEWKTSKFGTSQEGRKVQNMALDSRFWKYVTMCLKVAAPLMVVLRLVDSDVKPAMGFIYEEMENAKEKIKCNFNNTKKSYEPGKLLMRGGIISFTGLCMQLHIILILTCTMNLLSDMMTLR; translated from the exons ATGCTTATGGGAAGAGGTGGGTCGTTCTCAGCTAGAGGGCCTGGAAAAAGGGATGCACTCAAGGCTGT TATGTCTGGGACTGGGAGTGGGAATGGATCAGATTCATCAAATGCCAATACAGGCACATCCATAGGTGCAGCAAGCAGAAGCAAAAATGCTCCAGGAAATAGGACTGATATTGGGTGGAAGCATGGGACAAATGTTTTAGGGAATGGTAAAAAAGTTAAGTGCAACTACTGCTCAAAGATCAACAATGGGGGAATTTTTAGATTTAAGCGTCATCTTGCTGGGACTAGATGGGATTCTGAACCTTGTGCTTCAGTGCCTGAAGAAGttaagatgcttatgatgaATGTTATTGCAAAGGTTGCTAATGCatcagagaagagaagaaagttGAACAGTATTCATGAAGAAGGTACTGAGGGAGTGGGAGTGGAGTCAAATAGTAGTCAAAGTGGAATACAATGGAAAGGGATGCTTGCATTCAAAGGAAGAGGAAAAGCAAAATTTGTTCAGGCTAGTGGTGGTGAGGGAGTTCAAGCAACTTTAAATCAGTTATATAAAAAAGGTGACAAAGATAAAGTTGATGATCAATGTGCTGAATTTTGGTACACAAGTGCCATTCCATTCAATGTTATTAAAAATCCAACTTTTGCAAAATTTTGTGACATGGTTGGGAGATATGGGGTTAGCTATAAACCTCCATCATATCATGATATCAGAGAGAAGCTTTTGAAAAGagcagtggccaaaactgatgtAATGCTTCAAGAATTTAGGGATGAGTGGAAGAAAACTGGTTGCTCAATTATGTCTGATGGGTGGACCGATAAAAAAAGACGttcaatttgtaattttttggtGAACAGTCCAAAAGGGACTATATTTCTTTATTCATTGGATACCTCAGACATCTCAAAAACAACTGACAAAGTGTTGAAGATGTTGGATGATGTAGTGGATTTTGTTGGAGAGGAGAATGTAGTGCAGGTGATAACTGATAATGTTGCAAATTACAAAGCAGCTGGAGAATTGTTGATGCATAAACGAGAGAATTTGTATTGGACCCCATGTGTTGCTCATTGCattgatttaatatttgaagattTTGAGAAACATTTGAAGGTTCATCAGACTACTATAACGAAGGGAAGAAGGATCACCACCTACATTTATGGTAGAACAATGTTGATTAGCATCATGAAGAAGTTCACAAATGGAAGAGACTTGATTAGGCCTGGTATGACTAGATTTGCCACAGCTTATTTAACTTTAGCTTGCCTTCATGAATTTAAAGCATCATTAATGAGCATGTTTAGCTCTGAAGAGTGGAAAACAAGCAAGTTTGGAACTTCACAAGAGGGAAGAAAAGTACAGAATATGGCTTTGGATAGTCGATTTTGGAAGTACGTAACCATGTGCCTCAAAGTTGCTGCCCCTCTTATGGTGGTCCTTCGATTGGTGGATTCAGATGTAAAACCCGCCATGGGTTTCATATATGAGGAGATGGAAAATGcaaaagagaagataaaatgcAACTTTAATAACACCAAGAAAAG CTATGAGCCTGGAAAATTATTGATGAGAGGTGGGATCATCAGCTTCACAGGCCTTTGCATGCAGCTGCATATTATCTTAATCCTCACCTGCACTATGAACCTACTTTCAGACATGATGACCCTCAGGTGA